In the Methanococcus maripaludis genome, one interval contains:
- a CDS encoding iron ABC transporter substrate-binding protein — protein MKKLGVLSALISLMIALSFSGCVDNTAESSGEVAKTVEIVDMVGRTVEVPADIQRIVCSGPGCLRLVTYLQAQDKLVGIESTEQNNISGRPYQLANVEFFQSLPMTGLGGGKEIGVGPYPEQVICAAPEVIFITYMDADRANDLQEQYGIPVVILNYGEVNSFHDEDFVGCLNLLGTLFQKEERTQDVIDFFADAENDLLTRTENIADEDKPSVYIGGLCAKGAHGIDSTSSNYAPFAALNANNVASSLGIEKQLFISKEQLLEWNPDIIFIDTGSYSLIKEDYDKSSEYYESLGAFENGKVYTQFPYNSYTTNYGTALADAYYIGKTVYPEQFSDINIEEKADEIYEFLVGEAVYDKMTESYCGFENLDFSSQ, from the coding sequence TTGATGATTGCACTTAGCTTTTCAGGATGTGTTGATAACACTGCTGAATCCTCAGGCGAAGTTGCTAAAACTGTTGAAATTGTAGATATGGTTGGAAGAACTGTTGAAGTTCCTGCAGATATCCAAAGAATTGTATGTTCTGGACCAGGATGTCTTAGACTTGTAACTTATCTACAAGCACAAGACAAACTTGTAGGTATCGAATCCACAGAACAGAATAATATATCTGGAAGACCATATCAACTTGCAAATGTTGAATTCTTCCAATCACTACCTATGACCGGACTTGGTGGTGGAAAAGAAATCGGTGTTGGACCATACCCTGAACAGGTTATATGTGCAGCTCCGGAAGTTATTTTTATTACTTACATGGATGCAGATAGAGCTAACGACCTTCAGGAACAGTACGGAATTCCTGTTGTAATCTTAAATTATGGTGAAGTTAACTCATTCCATGATGAAGACTTCGTTGGTTGTTTAAACTTACTTGGAACACTCTTCCAAAAAGAAGAAAGAACTCAAGATGTAATCGATTTCTTTGCAGATGCTGAAAACGACCTTTTAACAAGAACTGAAAATATTGCAGATGAAGATAAACCTTCAGTATATATTGGAGGGCTCTGTGCAAAAGGTGCTCATGGAATTGACAGTACGTCAAGTAACTACGCTCCTTTCGCTGCATTAAATGCAAATAACGTTGCTAGCTCCCTGGGAATAGAAAAACAATTATTCATAAGTAAAGAACAGCTTTTAGAATGGAATCCTGATATCATATTCATTGATACTGGAAGTTACTCATTGATAAAAGAAGACTACGATAAAAGTTCAGAATACTACGAATCACTTGGTGCATTTGAAAATGGAAAAGTGTACACGCAGTTCCCATACAACTCCTACACTACAAACTACGGTACTGCATTGGCTGATGCTTACTATATCGGAAAAACAGTATACCCTGAACAGTTCTCCGATATAAATATCGAAGAAAAAGCTGATGAAATATACGAATTCTTAGTTGGCGAAGCTGTTTACGATAAAATGACTGAAAGCTACTGTGGATTTGAAAACTTGGACTTTTCGAGCCAATAA
- a CDS encoding iron ABC transporter substrate-binding protein produces MNKKIGTLIIAFLMILTVAICGCTDSSSSATETNENTNTITVVDAAGRTVEVPKNPEKIIALRGASREVVYLRAQDKIIGIEFREGSLKGDGIYPSAFQIPHIAAYPELINLTVVTAGSTINFEEITKIQPDIIFMGTSGALYADDTQKKTGIPVVIVHVNAVGTEAEHEKYYETLRLMGEILGKEERAEELISIIEEYETDLANRVADIPDEERPTVYIAGRPYCGAHGLDGTDAQWIPFRLINANNIASGLSNISEGLTINKEQLLEWDPEYIFASEASMRFINNDLSDSAYQGLSAIKNGNVYGVLPYCWYSYNKDSGIADAYFIGKTIYPEQFSDIDPEAKADEIYEKFLGKPVYSAMETQFGGYIELTNN; encoded by the coding sequence TTGAATAAAAAAATAGGTACGTTGATTATTGCTTTTTTGATGATTCTAACAGTTGCAATCTGCGGTTGTACTGACTCATCAAGTAGCGCTACAGAAACTAATGAAAACACAAATACAATTACAGTTGTTGACGCTGCTGGAAGAACCGTTGAGGTCCCTAAAAATCCAGAAAAAATAATTGCATTACGTGGTGCATCAAGAGAAGTTGTTTACCTTCGAGCACAGGATAAAATTATAGGTATCGAATTTAGGGAAGGTTCATTGAAAGGTGATGGAATTTATCCTTCAGCGTTTCAAATTCCACATATTGCTGCATATCCGGAATTAATAAATTTAACAGTTGTTACCGCAGGTAGCACAATTAACTTTGAAGAAATTACAAAAATTCAACCGGATATAATATTTATGGGAACTAGTGGTGCATTATATGCCGACGATACTCAGAAGAAAACAGGCATTCCGGTTGTTATCGTTCACGTTAATGCAGTTGGAACTGAAGCTGAACATGAAAAGTACTATGAAACTTTACGACTAATGGGTGAAATTTTAGGAAAAGAAGAAAGAGCTGAAGAATTAATCTCGATAATTGAAGAATATGAAACTGATCTTGCAAATAGGGTAGCAGATATTCCTGACGAAGAAAGACCTACTGTTTACATTGCAGGAAGGCCCTACTGTGGAGCTCACGGTCTTGATGGAACTGACGCACAATGGATCCCATTTAGACTCATAAATGCCAATAACATAGCTTCAGGATTATCGAATATTAGTGAAGGACTTACAATAAACAAAGAACAGCTCCTTGAATGGGATCCAGAATACATTTTCGCAAGTGAAGCTTCAATGCGTTTTATAAATAATGATTTAAGCGATTCTGCATATCAAGGATTGAGCGCAATTAAAAATGGAAATGTCTACGGAGTTTTACCATACTGCTGGTATTCGTACAATAAAGATTCGGGAATTGCGGATGCTTATTTTATTGGTAAAACCATATACCCTGAACAGTTTTCAGATATCGATCCGGAAGCGAAAGCTGATGAGATATACGAAAAATTCCTTGGAAAGCCAGTTTATTCAGCAATGGAAACCCAGTTTGGCGGATATATTGAATTAACAAATAATTAA
- a CDS encoding iron ABC transporter substrate-binding protein has product MNKKIISVILALMMSLVVAFSGCIGSSESSASEVADTIEIVDLLGRTVEVPADVQKIVCSGPGCLRLICYLDATEYLVGIEGFENTNLIGRPYRLAHDEFSELAVIGNGGPQDINVGPDPEKVLNVMPDVIFITYMDADKADELQEKTGIPVVVLSYGALGNFKNDAIFDSLTLSGEILGKEERAEEVISFMTGIQDDLDERTAEIPDEEKPTIYVGAIGNKGVHGIDSTEGAYPPFEALNTENVAKVASTEHLFLSKEQILEWDPEFIFIDEGGLSLVYEDYEKNPEYYESLDAFKNGNVYGILPFNYYTTNLDTAMADSYYIGSILYPEAFSDVNPEAKADEIYEFLVGEAVYYKMAENFEGFKKLDLLNQ; this is encoded by the coding sequence TTGAATAAAAAAATAATATCTGTTATATTGGCACTTATGATGTCGCTTGTTGTCGCATTTTCCGGATGTATTGGAAGTAGCGAATCAAGCGCGTCTGAAGTTGCCGACACTATTGAAATTGTAGACCTGCTTGGAAGAACTGTTGAAGTTCCAGCCGACGTTCAAAAAATCGTCTGTTCTGGACCAGGCTGTTTAAGATTGATTTGTTACCTCGATGCGACTGAATATTTGGTCGGTATTGAAGGATTTGAAAATACAAATCTTATTGGAAGACCATACAGGCTTGCACATGATGAATTCTCAGAACTTGCAGTAATTGGAAACGGGGGCCCACAAGATATCAACGTTGGACCAGACCCTGAAAAAGTACTAAATGTAATGCCAGATGTTATATTCATAACATACATGGACGCAGATAAAGCTGACGAACTTCAAGAAAAAACAGGAATTCCGGTTGTAGTATTAAGTTACGGTGCACTTGGAAACTTCAAAAATGATGCAATATTTGACTCACTGACACTTTCCGGAGAAATCCTTGGAAAAGAAGAAAGAGCAGAAGAAGTAATTTCATTTATGACTGGAATTCAGGACGATCTAGATGAAAGAACTGCTGAAATTCCTGATGAAGAAAAACCAACGATTTACGTTGGAGCAATAGGTAATAAAGGTGTTCACGGAATCGACAGCACTGAAGGTGCATATCCCCCATTTGAAGCATTGAACACTGAAAACGTTGCAAAAGTTGCATCCACTGAACACTTATTCCTAAGCAAAGAACAAATACTTGAATGGGATCCAGAATTCATCTTTATCGATGAAGGGGGACTCTCACTCGTATATGAAGACTACGAAAAAAACCCGGAATACTACGAATCTCTTGATGCATTTAAAAATGGAAATGTTTACGGAATATTACCATTTAACTACTATACAACAAACCTTGATACTGCAATGGCAGATTCATATTATATTGGATCAATTCTTTATCCTGAAGCATTTTCGGATGTAAATCCAGAAGCAAAGGCTGATGAAATATACGAATTTTTAGTTGGCGAAGCTGTTTACTATAAAATGGCTGAAAATTTTGAGGGATTTAAAAAATTAGACTTATTAAATCAGTAA
- a CDS encoding iron ABC transporter substrate-binding protein, translated as MYKKIGTLIIASLMILTVATCGCTESTSSTTVTNEEITTITVVDAAGRTVEVPQNPEKIIALSCALREVVYLQSQDKVVGIEFREAAKKTDGTFPSGLELPYLAAYPELMNLTVVNAGNTVNVEEIAKLQPDVIFVGTSGAGSAEDIQAKTGIPVVIVYVATVGTEAQNEKYYETLELMGKVLGKEDRAEELISIIKEYEADLANRVADIPDEERPTVYVAGRPYMGVHGLDGTDPHWPSFELLNANNVASEVSDVSEGISINKEQLIEWDPEYIFASESSMSLINDDLNDPAYQGLSAVQNGNIYGVLPYCWYSFNKETGIANAYFVGKTIYPEQFEDINIEEKADEIYEKFLGKPVYSVLETQFPGYTKLTNN; from the coding sequence TTGTATAAAAAAATAGGTACGTTAATTATTGCTTCCTTGATGATTTTAACAGTCGCAACCTGCGGTTGTACTGAATCTACAAGTAGCACTACAGTAACTAATGAAGAAATAACTACAATTACAGTTGTTGATGCTGCTGGAAGAACCGTTGAGGTTCCACAAAATCCAGAAAAAATAATTGCACTAAGTTGTGCATTAAGAGAAGTCGTTTACCTTCAATCACAAGATAAAGTTGTAGGTATCGAATTTAGGGAAGCTGCAAAAAAAACTGATGGAACTTTCCCGTCAGGTTTAGAGCTCCCATATCTTGCCGCATATCCGGAATTAATGAATTTGACTGTTGTTAACGCAGGAAACACAGTTAACGTTGAAGAAATTGCAAAACTTCAACCTGATGTGATATTTGTTGGAACTTCGGGTGCAGGTAGTGCAGAAGATATTCAAGCAAAAACAGGAATTCCTGTTGTCATTGTTTACGTTGCTACAGTTGGAACTGAAGCTCAAAACGAAAAGTACTATGAAACTTTAGAGTTAATGGGTAAAGTTTTAGGAAAAGAAGACAGAGCTGAAGAATTAATCTCAATAATCAAAGAATATGAAGCGGACCTTGCGAACAGAGTAGCAGACATTCCAGATGAAGAAAGACCTACCGTTTACGTTGCAGGAAGGCCTTACATGGGAGTTCACGGTCTTGATGGAACTGACCCACACTGGCCTTCATTTGAACTCTTGAATGCCAATAACGTAGCTTCAGAAGTATCAGATGTCAGTGAAGGAATTTCAATAAACAAAGAACAACTCATTGAATGGGATCCAGAATACATTTTCGCAAGTGAATCTTCAATGAGTCTAATAAATGACGATTTAAACGATCCTGCATACCAAGGATTGAGTGCAGTTCAGAATGGAAACATCTACGGAGTTTTACCATACTGCTGGTATTCATTTAATAAAGAAACAGGAATTGCAAACGCTTATTTCGTTGGTAAAACCATATATCCTGAACAGTTTGAGGATATAAATATAGAAGAAAAAGCTGATGAAATATACGAAAAATTCCTTGGAAAACCAGTTTATTCAGTACTAGAAACCCAGTTTCCAGGATATACCAAACTAACCAATAACTAA
- a CDS encoding iron ABC transporter permease yields MESSVNDYKKYTLKKLIFGFVLIIALIIISIYALCTGDFHLSINQIINALLGSGDAASNLVIWNIRLPRIFAAILCGIGLSVSGAVMQCVLRNPLASPFTMGISHGAMFGACVAIITLGIGGAESTGHIAINNPYSITVFAFFGSLLGVCAVLLLARLKGLSPEAMILAGVAISSLFTAATTLIQYFADDMQLAAMVYWSFGDLGRPLWPEVKIMAFVAVVSLIYFIHKRWDYNALESGEETAKSLGVNTDKIRLSGMLVASLVTSVCVAFLGIIGFVGLICPHIVRITVGGDYRYLIPLCSIFGAVLVLLADTFARTIMSPIILPVGILTSFLGAPMFLYLLMKMYK; encoded by the coding sequence GTGGAAAGTTCTGTTAATGATTACAAAAAATATACTTTGAAAAAACTGATATTTGGTTTTGTACTGATTATCGCCTTAATCATAATATCAATTTATGCACTATGTACTGGAGATTTTCATTTATCGATCAACCAAATTATAAATGCACTACTCGGTTCTGGAGATGCTGCTTCAAACCTCGTTATATGGAATATTAGGCTTCCAAGAATATTTGCTGCAATTCTCTGTGGAATCGGACTATCGGTTTCCGGTGCAGTAATGCAGTGTGTTTTAAGAAACCCGCTCGCATCCCCGTTTACCATGGGTATTTCTCACGGGGCAATGTTTGGAGCATGTGTTGCAATAATTACACTTGGAATAGGTGGTGCTGAAAGTACCGGGCATATCGCAATAAACAACCCTTATTCAATAACTGTATTTGCATTCTTTGGTTCATTGCTTGGTGTTTGTGCAGTATTACTACTTGCCAGATTAAAGGGATTAAGTCCTGAAGCAATGATTCTTGCAGGGGTTGCAATATCCTCATTATTTACTGCTGCAACCACACTTATACAGTACTTTGCAGATGATATGCAGTTAGCTGCAATGGTTTACTGGTCATTTGGTGACCTTGGAAGACCCCTCTGGCCAGAAGTAAAAATCATGGCGTTTGTAGCAGTTGTTTCGCTTATTTACTTCATACATAAAAGATGGGACTATAACGCTCTTGAAAGCGGTGAAGAAACTGCAAAATCCCTTGGTGTTAATACTGATAAAATAAGATTATCCGGAATGCTTGTTGCATCCCTAGTAACTTCAGTTTGTGTTGCATTCTTGGGAATTATTGGATTTGTTGGATTAATATGTCCGCACATCGTAAGAATAACTGTTGGGGGAGATTACAGATACTTAATTCCATTATGTAGTATCTTTGGTGCAGTACTGGTACTTTTAGCAGATACATTTGCACGTACAATAATGTCCCCAATAATTCTCCCAGTAGGGATCTTAACATCATTTTTGGGAGCTCCGATGTTCCTTTACTTATTAATGAAGATGTATAAATGA
- a CDS encoding ABC transporter ATP-binding protein, producing the protein MIVSVDGVEFKYKSTEILKDVKFEVKKGEVVSILGINGAGKSTLIKCINKILPPKKGTITIENLDVNKMDRLDLAKKVGYVPQRSNGNYMTVFDALLLGRKPHIKWEISKKDIEITENVLKLLDLDKYALRNTNELSGGELQKVIIGRALVQEPKLILLDEPTNNLDLKNQLEVMRILKDVSISQNITSIIVMHDINLALRYSDKFLMLKDGKIFAEGGKEIINSQNLMEVYGVNTHIHDLNGQLTVVPGEGY; encoded by the coding sequence ATGATAGTTTCAGTAGATGGAGTTGAGTTCAAATATAAAAGTACTGAAATCTTAAAAGACGTTAAATTTGAAGTAAAAAAAGGAGAAGTCGTTTCAATCCTTGGAATAAACGGGGCCGGAAAGTCAACCCTTATAAAATGCATAAATAAAATCTTACCTCCAAAAAAAGGAACCATAACTATTGAAAATTTAGATGTAAATAAAATGGACAGGCTTGACTTGGCAAAAAAGGTAGGTTACGTTCCGCAGAGATCCAATGGAAACTACATGACTGTATTTGATGCGTTACTCTTGGGAAGAAAACCACATATTAAGTGGGAAATCTCAAAAAAAGACATTGAAATTACAGAAAACGTGCTTAAACTTCTCGATCTCGATAAATATGCACTCAGAAACACGAATGAACTCAGCGGCGGAGAACTTCAAAAAGTAATTATTGGAAGGGCGCTAGTTCAAGAACCAAAATTAATACTTCTTGATGAACCAACAAACAATCTCGACCTGAAAAACCAGCTTGAAGTTATGAGAATACTAAAAGATGTATCAATTTCTCAAAATATTACTTCAATCATCGTGATGCACGATATAAACCTTGCACTGAGATATTCCGATAAATTTCTGATGTTAAAAGATGGGAAAATCTTTGCTGAAGGCGGAAAAGAAATAATCAATTCACAAAACCTTATGGAAGTATACGGTGTAAACACGCATATACATGACTTAAATGGTCAATTAACCGTAGTTCCTGGAGAAGGGTATTAA
- a CDS encoding N-acetyltransferase, with amino-acid sequence MEKVVIRNARKNDINEIMNIEYDSFDEGISESRNAFLNRILTFSDGFLVLEVNSKVSGYISSEIWEYLENIDEKMFDLDHDIKKVHNSNGSELYVSSIGVLKEHRKKGYGNLLFTELIKRITKKYKISSMILTVSEKWNDAIKLYEKNGFKEISRIKEFFEDDECSDGILMRKYI; translated from the coding sequence TTGGAAAAAGTAGTCATCAGAAACGCTAGAAAAAATGATATTAATGAGATAATGAACATAGAATATGATTCATTTGATGAGGGTATTTCTGAAAGTAGAAATGCTTTTTTAAATCGGATACTCACGTTTTCGGATGGTTTTTTAGTTTTAGAAGTTAATTCCAAGGTTTCAGGATACATTTCTTCTGAAATCTGGGAATATCTTGAAAATATCGACGAAAAAATGTTTGATTTAGATCATGATATTAAAAAAGTTCACAATAGCAATGGATCGGAACTATACGTATCATCAATCGGAGTTTTAAAAGAACACCGGAAAAAAGGATACGGAAATTTGCTTTTTACTGAATTAATTAAAAGAATTACAAAAAAGTATAAAATTTCAAGCATGATCCTAACGGTTTCGGAAAAATGGAATGATGCGATCAAACTTTACGAAAAAAATGGTTTTAAAGAGATAAGTAGAATAAAAGAATTTTTTGAAGATGATGAATGTTCAGATGGCATTTTAATGAGAAAATATATTTAA
- the hycI gene encoding hydrogenase maturation peptidase HycI — METVQSTIKSFIKNSNKIAILGIGNYLKSDDGFGVYVVESLLKNYSKTYESLSLEKEVNSVNNKLILMNCGVVPENFTDVIKKENPDKIIMIDAALMHQEPGSLRIVESDEISETGFSTHSLPLSIIIKYINTHIDTEILIVGIEPTDLEFGVPLSGLIKEKADEFSKLLIEEINSFLL; from the coding sequence TTGGAAACCGTCCAAAGTACTATTAAATCATTTATCAAAAACAGCAACAAAATTGCAATACTTGGTATTGGAAACTATTTAAAAAGTGATGATGGATTTGGCGTTTATGTCGTTGAATCCTTACTTAAAAATTATTCTAAAACTTATGAAAGTTTATCATTGGAAAAGGAAGTAAATTCTGTAAATAACAAATTAATTCTGATGAATTGTGGCGTAGTTCCAGAAAATTTCACAGATGTAATTAAAAAGGAAAATCCGGACAAAATCATAATGATTGATGCTGCGTTAATGCATCAAGAACCCGGAAGTTTAAGAATTGTGGAAAGTGACGAAATTTCAGAAACAGGATTTTCAACTCACTCACTCCCGCTATCAATTATAATCAAATACATTAATACACATATTGATACAGAAATATTAATTGTAGGAATAGAACCAACCGATCTTGAATTTGGTGTGCCACTATCTGGACTAATAAAAGAAAAAGCAGATGAATTTTCAAAATTATTAATTGAAGAAATTAATTCTTTTTTATTATAA